Proteins encoded in a region of the Shewanella polaris genome:
- the pssA gene encoding CDP-diacylglycerol--serine O-phosphatidyltransferase, with translation MATHFKEDALLDKLGGIALNADAVSWLLNPKDFKQALLTKIASATSSIYIAALYVEDDEAGREVLQALLDAKAQNPQLDIKILVDYHRARRGLIGQKGDSGNYILYRKLMDEATHPFDIIGVPVKSREFMGVLHLKGFLIDDTVIYSGASINNIYLQQQEKYRFDRYHVINCPELARSMRDMIKQHIISDPAVSILSQTISNEDNPEKNDVKSFKHRLSHVRYQYASTTEGNRVTPLIGLGRKNNQLNDTIVQLVDSSSKELFICTPYFNPPTVLTRALARHLREGKKIDIVVGDKTANDFYIPPDQDFTTIGALPYMYEQSLRKFAKNQQWAIENGQLNIHLWKNGINSFHLKGISADNRKHLITGSNLNPRAWALDLENGLLLHDESGCWKESFIKEQQHILLHTERLYHYSQIDTLQKYPKPVKKIMNRIRRLKADFLLRRIL, from the coding sequence ATGGCCACCCATTTTAAGGAGGATGCCTTGCTGGATAAGCTAGGTGGTATTGCCCTAAATGCAGATGCTGTGTCTTGGTTGCTTAATCCAAAAGATTTTAAGCAAGCCTTATTAACTAAAATTGCATCGGCAACTTCTTCAATATACATCGCAGCATTATATGTTGAAGATGATGAAGCTGGCCGTGAAGTATTGCAGGCGTTATTAGACGCAAAAGCTCAAAACCCACAGTTAGATATAAAAATATTAGTTGATTATCATCGTGCCCGCCGAGGATTAATTGGCCAAAAAGGCGACAGCGGCAACTATATTTTATACCGTAAATTAATGGACGAAGCTACACACCCGTTTGACATTATTGGTGTGCCAGTTAAGTCTCGTGAATTTATGGGGGTGTTACACCTTAAAGGTTTTCTTATTGACGACACTGTTATTTACAGTGGCGCGAGCATTAACAATATTTATTTACAGCAACAAGAAAAATATCGTTTTGATCGATACCATGTCATAAATTGCCCTGAGTTGGCCCGCAGTATGCGTGACATGATAAAACAACACATTATTAGCGATCCTGCTGTGAGTATATTAAGTCAAACGATTAGCAATGAAGATAACCCAGAGAAGAACGATGTAAAAAGCTTTAAGCACCGGTTGTCTCATGTTCGTTATCAGTATGCCTCAACCACAGAAGGCAATCGCGTTACACCATTAATAGGATTAGGTCGAAAAAATAATCAGTTGAATGACACTATTGTTCAGTTAGTCGATTCATCCTCTAAAGAACTTTTTATTTGTACGCCGTATTTCAACCCGCCAACCGTATTAACTCGTGCATTAGCCAGGCATCTGCGTGAAGGCAAAAAAATTGATATTGTTGTAGGTGACAAAACCGCTAACGATTTTTATATTCCACCCGATCAAGATTTTACCACCATTGGTGCTTTGCCCTACATGTACGAACAATCGCTGCGTAAGTTTGCTAAAAATCAACAGTGGGCAATTGAAAATGGTCAGCTCAATATTCATTTATGGAAAAATGGTATTAATAGTTTTCATTTAAAAGGGATCAGCGCTGATAACCGTAAACATCTCATCACGGGTTCAAACTTAAACCCTCGAGCGTGGGCTTTAGATTTAGAGAATGGTTTATTGTTGCATGATGAGAGTGGTTGTTGGAAAGAATCTTTTATTAAAGAGCAACAGCATATTTTGCTCCACACTGAGCGTTTATATCATTACAGCCAAATTGATACCTTGCAAAAATACCCTAAACCAGTGAAGAAAATCATGAACCGAATTCGTCGGTTAAAAGCAGATTTTTTATTGCGTCGTATTTTATAG